The genomic stretch CAATTTCGTTGAGCACCAATATAAACAGACCATAAAAGACCGAAGTTATAGCTGAAGAAACTTCATCAGCCTCAATATCCTGCCTAATGATACCCTCCTGTCGGGACCTCAGCAGAATATCGTTTATCATCTTCTTTTCCCTTGTTATCTGGTCTTTCAGAAGAGAAAATACATTTGACCTGACATCCTCCGGCCATTCAAAACGCCTTAGCATGATGGCATTGATCTTCATAAATTTGTCGTTTCTGCTGGGCAGCACAAGTTTTTTCTTGTAGTAGTCACGAAGTTCTGCCAATGTTTTTGGTTCACCGAATTTTTCTGCAAACTCCATTTCAGAATCAAGGAATATCTCTCCAATAAGCTTGGAAAGTAAGTCGCTCTTATTTTTAAAATGCCAGTAAAGAGCGCCTTTTGTCATTCCGACCCGTTCTGCTATCTCACTCAATGTAACATCTGAAAAACTTTTTTCAGAAAAAACATCAAGGGCCGATTCAAGAAGCTTGCTTCGTGTTTTTATGGAGTCTTCTTTGGTATTTCTTGGCAATCAACCACATCCAGACATAAAAAAATAGCATAGCGAATTATACATACGCTGAAGTATGTATGTCAACACAAATCAAAATTTATATCGTAATTATATCGTCTGTATTGTAACGGAAAAGTATCAGGCTTTACTGCTGTCGAGCCTGCGCCTGCTTTTGAAAATTGCATCTGCAGAATAGACAGCCAGAGCTGTCCAGATAAAAATAAATGTAGTTATCCTGGACATCCGGATAGGTTCGTTGTATACAAAGACACCAAGCACGAAACTGAGTGTCGGCGAAACATATTGGACGAAGCCTATCGTCGTCAGAGGAACCCGTGCTGCACCATAAGCGAAAAGTATGAGAGGAATGGAAGTTAGTATCCCTGTACCTGCAAGCAGAATGTTCGTCAGACCGTCATAAGGAAAAGATGCAGTTCCCTCTTTCTGGAGAAACATGAGAAATGCCAGCGCGATCGGAGATACTGTGAGGGTCTCAATGAAAAGGGCTATATCCGGTTTGGCCTTGATTGCCTTTTTGAGCACTCCGTATGATCCAAAGGAGAGAGCCAGACCTATAGAGACAAGAGGTATGGAGCCAACAGAGATCAGTTCGAGACTTACTCCGAGAACCGCAAGGCAAAGTGCCACGGTCTGTATTTTGTTAAGCTTTTCCTTAAAAAACATCATACCGAAAAACATACTTACAAGAGGATTAATAAAGTATCCCAGGCTTGTCTCCAGAATCCTGCCGTGGTTGACAGCCCATATATAGAGACCCCAGTTGAAAGAGATGAGGAATCCCCCGCCGGCAAGCCAGAATACATCACTTCTTCTCTCTTTCAGCATACCCAGGAGGATCGTTCGATTTTTGTGCGCGAACATAAGAATGAAAGTAAACAGTGCAGACCATATGACCCGGTGGCCCAATATTTCAAAAGATGAGACCGCCTCCAGTGCTTTCCAGTAGACCGGCATTGCTCCCCAGATAAAATATGCAAAAAAAAGAGCTGCTATCCCTTTCATATTCTGGTCCACCTGATTCAGCATCCCCTGTCATC from Synergistetes bacterium HGW-Synergistetes-1 encodes the following:
- a CDS encoding TetR family transcriptional regulator translates to MPRNTKEDSIKTRSKLLESALDVFSEKSFSDVTLSEIAERVGMTKGALYWHFKNKSDLLSKLIGEIFLDSEMEFAEKFGEPKTLAELRDYYKKKLVLPSRNDKFMKINAIMLRRFEWPEDVRSNVFSLLKDQITREKKMINDILLRSRQEGIIRQDIEADEVSSAITSVFYGLFILVLNEIVTDDITKCTDFICNAFKKELLYKEN
- the rarD gene encoding EamA family transporter RarD, whose protein sequence is MLNQVDQNMKGIAALFFAYFIWGAMPVYWKALEAVSSFEILGHRVIWSALFTFILMFAHKNRTILLGMLKERRSDVFWLAGGGFLISFNWGLYIWAVNHGRILETSLGYFINPLVSMFFGMMFFKEKLNKIQTVALCLAVLGVSLELISVGSIPLVSIGLALSFGSYGVLKKAIKAKPDIALFIETLTVSPIALAFLMFLQKEGTASFPYDGLTNILLAGTGILTSIPLILFAYGAARVPLTTIGFVQYVSPTLSFVLGVFVYNEPIRMSRITTFIFIWTALAVYSADAIFKSRRRLDSSKA